The following proteins come from a genomic window of Chryseobacterium glaciei:
- a CDS encoding DUF6089 family protein: MNKKLLFSFLAVLGTVVSIKAQRNELGVRLGMSNLVGDIGRTNYILQKPLDLNKASDWGIPFYGGILYRFNFNPHQTVRLDLGYNQIQFSDKAAKEEYRKNRNAGGKNNVYEASLMFEYNFFPVNNEQKGMLSPYIFGGVGALMFDAPKANMVNDFRRDADGVAQAPINELDFTTTAVYTTGKKTTMHIPFGVGLKYKFNYSWAIFAEATFRYTLTDQLDYSKVLDKDVTGSYNGDILNPATGGSLLQTGAYYVVSKEREAKLIGERNIGDLTSKDWMNTVSLGLTYSFGRPPCYCD; this comes from the coding sequence ATGAATAAAAAATTATTATTTAGCTTCCTTGCCGTTTTGGGAACTGTGGTAAGTATTAAAGCTCAAAGAAACGAATTGGGAGTTCGTCTAGGGATGAGTAACCTAGTTGGTGATATAGGAAGAACGAATTATATTTTACAAAAGCCGTTGGATTTAAATAAGGCGTCGGATTGGGGCATCCCATTTTATGGAGGTATTTTATACAGGTTTAATTTTAACCCACACCAAACTGTTAGATTAGATCTAGGATATAATCAGATTCAGTTCAGTGATAAGGCGGCTAAAGAAGAATATAGAAAAAATAGAAATGCAGGAGGAAAGAATAATGTTTATGAAGCGAGTTTAATGTTTGAATACAATTTCTTCCCGGTAAATAATGAGCAGAAAGGTATGCTGAGTCCATATATTTTTGGAGGGGTTGGAGCTTTAATGTTTGATGCACCAAAGGCTAACATGGTAAATGACTTCAGAAGAGATGCAGATGGGGTAGCGCAGGCACCTATTAATGAGCTAGATTTTACCACGACGGCTGTTTATACAACAGGGAAAAAGACAACAATGCATATTCCTTTTGGGGTAGGTTTGAAATATAAGTTTAACTATAGCTGGGCAATATTTGCAGAAGCTACATTTAGGTATACATTAACAGATCAGTTGGATTATAGTAAGGTTCTAGATAAAGATGTGACTGGTAGTTATAATGGAGATATTTTAAATCCTGCTACAGGTGGATCACTACTTCAGACAGGTGCTTATTATGTGGTGTCTAAAGAAAGAGAGGCGAAACTTATTGGTGAAAGAAATATTGGAGATTTAACGTCTAAAGATTGGATGAATACGGTAAGCTTAGGTCTTACTTATTCTTTTGGAAGACCACCATGTTATTGTGATTAA
- a CDS encoding OmpH family outer membrane protein: MKNFKFAFTFVLFLLFGLSNAQKVGVVDTEYILDKLPQYKEAEARLNSQIDTWQSELQTLQSEFEKKRSAFENEKVLLVGDQLKLREKEVTDLDKNIKTTTSLRFGANGEITKLRTSLVVPFQDQIWTAIKTMSEKNGLGIVLDKANNVNVIFLQKRFDYTDKVLDVLLKGSSGSDKKEKTNTKGKK, encoded by the coding sequence ATGAAAAATTTTAAATTTGCTTTCACATTTGTATTATTCTTGCTTTTCGGATTGAGCAATGCTCAGAAAGTTGGTGTAGTAGATACAGAATATATTTTGGATAAATTACCTCAATATAAAGAAGCGGAAGCCAGATTAAATTCACAAATTGATACTTGGCAATCAGAACTTCAGACTTTACAGTCTGAGTTTGAAAAGAAAAGATCAGCTTTTGAGAACGAAAAAGTATTATTAGTTGGTGACCAATTAAAGCTTAGAGAAAAAGAGGTGACGGATTTGGATAAAAACATCAAAACTACTACAAGTTTAAGGTTTGGAGCTAATGGTGAGATCACTAAACTAAGAACAAGTTTGGTTGTACCGTTCCAGGATCAGATCTGGACAGCCATCAAAACCATGTCTGAGAAGAATGGCTTGGGCATAGTTCTTGATAAAGCCAATAACGTTAATGTTATTTTCCTTCAAAAAAGATTCGATTATACAGACAAAGTATTAGATGTCTTATTAAAAGGTTCGTCAGGATCTGATAAAAAGGAAAAAACTAATACGAAAGGTAAAAAGTAA
- a CDS encoding isoprenyl transferase, with protein MSLIKDKIDSENLPQHVAIIMDGNGRWAKSRGEERTFGHKNAIDAVRNAINACNEINIPYLTLYTFSSENWKRPAEEVNTLMSLLVETLLLEAEEIFTKGLRMHVIGNLDKLPSLVKDQLLRVVELTKENTKGNLVLAISYGSQNEILNAVKNISADVKEGKVDIDNIDEKLFENYLYTKDFPPVDLLIRTSGETRISNFLLWQIAYAELQFLNVLWPDFSKDIFFQCIVDYQSKERRYGLTGEQIKIQ; from the coding sequence ATGTCGTTGATTAAAGATAAAATAGATTCTGAGAATTTACCACAACACGTTGCTATCATTATGGATGGTAATGGAAGATGGGCAAAGTCTCGAGGCGAAGAAAGGACCTTTGGTCATAAAAATGCCATTGATGCTGTAAGAAATGCTATTAATGCATGTAATGAGATAAACATCCCATACTTAACGCTCTACACGTTTTCTTCGGAGAACTGGAAACGTCCTGCTGAAGAAGTAAATACTTTGATGAGTTTACTGGTTGAAACACTTTTGCTGGAAGCAGAGGAAATTTTCACGAAAGGGTTAAGAATGCATGTTATTGGTAATTTAGATAAATTGCCGTCACTCGTGAAGGATCAGTTACTTCGCGTGGTAGAACTTACAAAAGAAAACACAAAAGGTAATTTGGTATTAGCGATAAGCTATGGCTCACAAAATGAGATACTGAATGCTGTTAAAAATATTAGTGCTGATGTAAAAGAAGGTAAGGTAGATATTGATAATATTGATGAAAAATTATTCGAAAACTATCTTTATACTAAAGATTTTCCGCCTGTAGACTTATTGATAAGAACAAGTGGCGAAACTAGAATAAGTAATTTCCTCCTCTGGCAGATAGCCTATGCAGAACTGCAATTTTTAAATGTTCTGTGGCCGGATTTTTCAAAAGATATTTTCTTTCAGTGCATTGTAGATTATCAAAGTAAGGAAAGGAGATACGGCCTAACTGGTGAACAAATAAAGATTCAGTAA
- a CDS encoding exopolysaccharide transport family protein → MIPGKDTTVEKNDSQKEKYGSFSLFDIEHFLRRILKNWYWFVFMLLVGYVISWVYSKYYAQNVYSSNLSLSISSNTSSYFTPNQSINFIYGQNGNQDGIYLKKMLLSRSHNEFLVKGLDLFVDYSTKGSIKSTYLDKDDSPVFLQIDKKHAQQINYAITLMPKSNNTYEVVLPEEGQSTNLYSYETEGFQSINAYERPANKVIKIGEWYTSPNLRFRLIKNPIKSKIVLDKIIVNLNSVNQAVNEIVSSITVDFDKEINSIMIIGKTGYNLNSTVSFLNKSVAELQKKRFADKNTVDKNTESYLQDNLDGIRKRLDSSAAVLNYLKTSEKLYDIKDRDEKSLTKIKDLEAKKADLESKLSSLNTIRRTLETQNFDKMISTNAAGFEDGLFTASVSELKALYLKKREMASIYKPNSEPMLEINRLINDAKLSSTNSLRNYYTGYYTEINKINQQVTDANSDLLTYPEKQRKYLDAERGYSMIEATYNSLLGRQNETQMRMATNQSDITVIDPAKNLGQGPIGPNVKGTKAMIMGGLFVLPLLFILIGTVLDNRIRNIKELLNATRIPLLGVIGNNSNENMLTVLEQPKSSVSEAFRGIRANMRFLSVENNGKSKTILVTSSIGGEGKTYVSINLASVLGLSDKKTILLGMDLRKPKIFGDFKIDNKYGISNYLTGEVTIDQIINKTNIPNLDVATSGPIPPNPSELLMSDKNIKFLEELKNIYDFIIIDSPPVGLVADSYELMKYSDANIYVVRHEYTEKYMLKMITEKYHNNEIEHLGLVYNDYDVKQGYGYGYGYGYGYGYFDEDKNYKEPLLIRIRNRVRTIFNKK, encoded by the coding sequence ATGATTCCAGGAAAAGACACTACTGTAGAGAAAAATGATTCTCAAAAGGAAAAATATGGTTCTTTCTCATTATTTGACATAGAACATTTTTTAAGAAGAATATTAAAGAATTGGTATTGGTTTGTATTCATGCTGCTTGTTGGCTATGTGATCTCATGGGTCTATAGTAAATATTATGCGCAAAATGTGTATTCTTCAAATTTATCATTAAGTATTTCAAGTAATACATCTAGTTATTTCACTCCAAATCAGTCTATTAATTTCATATATGGACAGAATGGGAATCAGGATGGAATTTATTTAAAAAAAATGCTTTTATCAAGGTCTCATAATGAATTTCTTGTAAAAGGATTGGACCTTTTTGTGGATTATTCTACAAAAGGATCTATAAAATCTACTTATTTAGACAAAGATGACTCCCCTGTTTTCTTACAAATAGATAAAAAACATGCACAGCAAATTAATTATGCCATTACTTTGATGCCTAAAAGTAATAATACATATGAAGTTGTTTTACCTGAGGAAGGTCAATCCACAAATTTATATAGCTATGAAACTGAAGGTTTTCAAAGTATTAATGCATACGAAAGACCTGCTAATAAAGTTATAAAAATTGGAGAATGGTACACGTCTCCAAATTTGAGATTTAGATTAATTAAGAATCCTATAAAGTCTAAAATTGTTTTAGATAAGATTATTGTTAATCTAAATTCTGTTAATCAGGCTGTTAATGAGATTGTTTCTTCAATAACAGTAGATTTTGATAAAGAGATTAATAGTATTATGATTATCGGTAAAACTGGGTATAACCTTAACAGTACTGTAAGTTTTCTAAATAAATCCGTAGCCGAATTACAGAAAAAAAGATTTGCAGATAAAAATACGGTAGATAAAAATACAGAGTCTTATTTGCAAGATAATCTTGATGGAATAAGAAAAAGACTAGATTCTAGTGCTGCAGTTTTAAACTATTTAAAAACATCGGAAAAACTGTATGATATCAAAGATAGAGACGAAAAATCTCTTACTAAAATAAAAGATCTTGAAGCTAAAAAAGCAGATTTAGAAAGTAAATTAAGCTCTCTGAATACGATAAGACGTACACTAGAAACTCAGAATTTTGATAAAATGATTAGTACCAATGCTGCTGGTTTTGAGGATGGTCTTTTCACAGCTTCTGTATCTGAATTGAAGGCTCTTTATCTTAAAAAAAGAGAAATGGCTTCTATTTATAAGCCTAATTCTGAGCCAATGCTGGAAATTAATAGGCTGATTAATGATGCTAAATTAAGTTCTACTAATTCACTAAGAAATTATTATACAGGATATTATACGGAGATTAATAAAATTAATCAACAGGTTACTGATGCTAATTCTGATTTGCTTACTTATCCTGAGAAACAAAGAAAATATCTGGATGCCGAGAGAGGGTACAGCATGATTGAAGCAACATATAACAGTTTATTAGGTAGACAGAACGAAACTCAAATGAGAATGGCTACCAATCAGTCTGATATCACGGTTATTGACCCTGCTAAAAATCTTGGGCAAGGGCCAATCGGTCCGAATGTAAAAGGAACCAAGGCTATGATTATGGGAGGTTTGTTTGTTCTTCCATTATTATTTATTTTGATAGGTACAGTTCTTGACAATAGGATCAGAAATATTAAAGAATTATTGAACGCTACAAGAATTCCATTGCTTGGAGTTATTGGCAACAATAGTAATGAAAATATGCTTACCGTTCTTGAACAACCTAAATCTTCTGTATCTGAAGCCTTTAGAGGTATAAGAGCGAACATGAGATTCTTGTCAGTTGAAAATAATGGTAAAAGCAAGACAATACTGGTTACATCATCTATTGGAGGTGAGGGTAAAACTTACGTTTCAATCAATTTAGCTTCCGTTTTAGGACTAAGTGATAAGAAAACGATCCTTTTAGGAATGGATTTAAGAAAACCAAAGATTTTTGGAGATTTTAAAATTGATAATAAATACGGGATTTCCAATTATCTTACAGGAGAAGTTACTATAGATCAGATTATTAATAAAACAAATATTCCTAATCTTGATGTTGCTACTTCAGGGCCAATTCCTCCAAATCCTTCAGAACTTTTAATGAGTGATAAAAATATTAAGTTTCTTGAAGAGCTTAAAAATATATACGATTTCATTATTATTGACTCTCCACCAGTAGGTTTGGTTGCAGATTCTTATGAATTGATGAAATATTCAGATGCAAACATCTATGTTGTTCGTCATGAATACACAGAAAAGTATATGTTGAAGATGATTACTGAGAAATATCATAATAATGAGATTGAGCATTTAGGCTTAGTTTATAACGATTATGACGTAAAACAAGGGTATGGATACGGCTATGGTTACGGCTATGGTTACGGATATTTCGATGAAGATAAAAATTATAAAGAGCCTCTGTTAATAAGAATAAGAAACAGGGTCAGAACGATCTTTAATAAAAAATAG
- the bamA gene encoding outer membrane protein assembly factor BamA, whose amino-acid sequence MKFRLLPIIMFVASAHFYGQVTPQDSTKVNNPVHADSQIGSYMLKDIVVDGVKKYTPAQILRFTGLSKGENVDIPGQKISNAIKKLWDTQSFSEVEVYVQSIEGETVVLKFYLQDLKELGEVKFKGKGIGKSKNEKLAKDNNLKPGTKITQNLVSSLKTNIPKDYIKKGFADAKITIEDKVNANDPALVDWTINVDKGKKVKINHIEFEGNETVTDSKLRNKAFKETKQRRFSIGGILKPSKFIEEKYQEDKQSLVSYYNSLGYRDAAIVSDSVWRNKNNNYEINVKLKEGKQYYIGDITFTGNTVYPTDYLQRLLGYKKGDIYDAVGFNKKVGEDGGKEDDSDIKSVYMNNGYLFSNVTPVEKSVDGDKINLEIRINEGEKATWNKVTWQGNVTTHDHVILRALRTKPGSLFAKSDIKRTYFDLAGMSFFDPQQVGQDIQPNQQDNTVDINWKLVEKGSSQVQLQAGYGGNSFIGTLGLTFNNFSLKNFLKFKDFRPVPQGDGQTLSIQAQAGQYFQNYGVSFTEPWLFGTRPTALSVSLNTSRVKYSDAYGNAQKLNIFSASVGLNRLLKWPDDYFSLYTGIQYQKYDFSNYPFEFGDTTEYYGTANNLSLNIGLSRNSAGIDPIFPTTGSNIELSGKFTAPYSLFSNKDYSTMSPTEKYKWMEFYKIKFKADVYNEIAGKLVLRSSAEMGFMDGYNKDLGAPPFERFYVGGTGLFGGRYDGRELIPLRGYENASTYGGTAEDITQKGGGTIYNRFTLELRYPISMSQTAKIYALTFAEGGNVWNSWGNYNPFQLKRSIGVGVRVYMGAFGLIGFDFAYGFDKTITGAENSKWHPHFLMNQSL is encoded by the coding sequence ATGAAGTTTAGACTATTACCCATCATTATGTTTGTTGCTTCTGCACATTTTTATGGACAGGTAACACCACAGGACAGCACAAAAGTGAATAATCCTGTGCATGCAGACAGCCAAATTGGCTCTTACATGCTTAAAGACATCGTTGTAGATGGGGTTAAAAAATACACACCTGCACAGATCTTAAGATTTACAGGATTGTCAAAAGGAGAGAATGTAGATATCCCCGGGCAAAAAATCAGCAACGCTATAAAAAAGCTTTGGGATACTCAATCTTTTTCGGAAGTAGAGGTCTATGTACAAAGTATTGAGGGCGAAACTGTAGTTTTGAAATTCTATTTACAGGACTTAAAAGAACTTGGAGAAGTGAAGTTTAAGGGTAAAGGAATTGGGAAATCGAAAAACGAAAAACTGGCAAAAGACAACAATCTGAAGCCGGGAACGAAAATTACCCAAAATTTAGTTTCAAGCCTTAAAACGAATATTCCTAAAGATTACATCAAAAAAGGATTTGCAGATGCTAAGATCACCATTGAGGATAAAGTAAATGCGAATGATCCTGCTTTGGTAGACTGGACTATTAACGTAGACAAAGGCAAAAAAGTAAAGATTAATCACATCGAATTCGAAGGAAATGAGACAGTGACAGATTCTAAACTTAGAAACAAAGCTTTCAAAGAAACTAAACAAAGAAGATTTAGTATTGGAGGTATTTTGAAGCCTTCAAAATTCATTGAAGAAAAATATCAGGAAGATAAGCAAAGTCTTGTAAGCTATTATAACTCTTTAGGATATAGAGACGCGGCTATTGTTTCTGATTCTGTTTGGAGAAATAAGAACAATAACTACGAGATCAACGTAAAACTTAAAGAAGGTAAACAATATTACATTGGTGATATTACATTTACCGGAAATACAGTATATCCTACAGATTATTTACAAAGACTTTTAGGATATAAGAAAGGAGATATTTACGATGCAGTAGGATTCAACAAAAAAGTTGGAGAAGACGGAGGTAAAGAAGATGATTCTGATATCAAGTCAGTTTACATGAATAACGGTTACCTTTTCTCTAACGTTACACCTGTTGAAAAATCGGTTGATGGAGACAAGATTAATCTTGAGATCCGTATCAATGAAGGAGAAAAAGCAACTTGGAACAAAGTAACTTGGCAAGGTAACGTAACAACGCATGACCACGTTATTTTACGTGCTTTAAGAACAAAGCCGGGAAGTCTTTTTGCTAAAAGTGATATTAAAAGAACATACTTTGATTTAGCGGGAATGTCATTCTTTGATCCACAGCAGGTAGGTCAGGACATCCAGCCAAATCAACAGGATAATACAGTAGATATCAACTGGAAATTAGTTGAAAAAGGTTCTTCACAGGTTCAGTTACAGGCAGGTTACGGTGGTAACAGCTTTATCGGAACGTTGGGATTAACGTTCAACAACTTCTCTTTGAAGAACTTCCTTAAATTTAAGGATTTCAGACCGGTTCCTCAGGGAGATGGTCAAACATTATCTATTCAGGCACAGGCTGGGCAGTATTTCCAAAACTACGGGGTATCTTTCACAGAACCTTGGTTATTCGGAACAAGACCAACTGCACTTTCTGTAAGTTTGAATACTTCAAGAGTAAAATATTCTGATGCTTATGGTAATGCTCAGAAGTTAAATATATTCTCTGCTTCAGTAGGTCTAAACAGATTATTGAAGTGGCCGGATGATTACTTCTCATTATACACAGGTATTCAGTATCAAAAATATGACTTTAGTAACTATCCATTTGAATTCGGTGACACCACTGAATATTATGGAACAGCAAACAACTTGAGTCTTAATATCGGGTTAAGCAGAAACTCTGCGGGTATTGACCCAATTTTCCCGACAACAGGTTCTAATATTGAACTTTCAGGGAAATTTACTGCTCCATATTCATTGTTTAGCAATAAAGACTATTCAACAATGAGTCCTACGGAAAAGTATAAGTGGATGGAATTCTATAAAATCAAGTTCAAAGCTGACGTTTATAACGAAATTGCAGGAAAACTAGTTTTAAGATCTTCTGCTGAAATGGGATTCATGGACGGATATAACAAAGACTTGGGAGCTCCGCCATTTGAAAGATTCTATGTAGGAGGAACAGGACTTTTCGGAGGTAGATATGATGGTAGAGAATTAATTCCTTTAAGAGGTTACGAAAATGCTTCTACTTACGGTGGAACTGCTGAAGATATTACTCAGAAAGGGGGAGGTACAATCTATAACAGATTTACTTTAGAACTAAGATATCCGATTTCAATGAGCCAGACTGCTAAAATTTATGCATTAACATTTGCTGAAGGTGGTAACGTTTGGAACTCATGGGGTAATTATAATCCATTCCAGTTAAAAAGATCAATTGGTGTTGGGGTGAGAGTTTATATGGGTGCATTTGGATTGATAGGGTTTGATTTTGCTTACGGATTTGATAAAACAATTACAGGAGCTGAGAATTCTAAATGGCATCCACACTTCTTGATGAACCAATCATTATAA